A window of Sphaeramia orbicularis chromosome 8, fSphaOr1.1, whole genome shotgun sequence genomic DNA:
aaataagcaacgaaatgaacaaaaacagccaaagtaatgaataaaatgaacaaaaatgaaaaataaatcaataaaatgatacgtaaaatgaacaaaataaactacaagctgaacaaaattgaagaaaaaataatgaaagagGCAACACAGCGTAGAAAACAACTATTATctggatattttacgactttattctcatagggacaagtttttttgtttgtttgtttgtttgttttttcaagaaaatgtcttgaattgtttttcttagtttaaccaatgAAATCTCCTCCCTCCAACCCTTCCCACGTACATACAAACTGccactaaacataaaacaaccaaaaaaaacacatttttctttgttcttttgttttttgggtttttttgtgacaagtgtttttaataTGCCGTCATATTTATGGGATGTGAGCTGTAGTTCAGGATGAAATAAACCATAATATTCAGTCGAACACCCATGTGACCTGGTGCTGTCCATGAACCTCTgcctttttctattatttttattctattgttttatttgggtttggtttattgttcttattttttgttgtttttaattgtacagctttttatgttgttgttttttttttatctcttcttgtattttattcttttatttaggttttatttattcatctgtacatttctgttgttttttatacagttgttctatgttttttttttatcttttcttgtattttattcttatatttagttttatttattctgtgcAGTACTttggtcagctgtgtttgttttaaagtgctttataaataacgtTGGAtggtctttttctttctgtgtttGTACAGAATGACTCATCGCTGCTCAGTTCCAGATGCACATCAGGTAACGTGGTGTCATTACTCTGCAGAATTCCAACTGTTGTCGGTGTGTGAGACACAGACAGAACATGAGACTCAAACGTGGCCTCgtcctcttttcttttttattccgtCCTCTGGTGAGTTGACTTGAGTCCGTTCTACCTGGTTCCAGTCCATGGAACAGTAAAGGTTTGGTCATTCATACtgagataaaacacaaaaatctcTAATGATGATTACGGTAATTGCTGCTCAATTTGtctgccccaccccccacccccccacacagtCTTCATAATCAGTGGACTTTTTCAGAGTTTTCTCATGCAATTACACAGCAGTGTTTTCAGTTTCCAAGGCGATTTTCTAAGATAAACATCAAAGTATGTGATAGAAGCCCAGCAGCAaatggatttaaccctttaagccctgattCAGGTAAAGGtgaacacattaaaaaaataaaatatgcaacaagtaTTTgtatttggtcccagtagttttagttttgggctctttttttttttttttaataaatccatcagtcagtcagtttcacagtcaaaaaactaaaataaaatgaccaacaaaatgaacaaaaacatggccaaaaaatgaacaaaaatgaataattaattaacaaaataataagtaacatgaacaaaataagccacaaactgaacaaaattgaagaaaaaataattaaataataaaaaaaaatgtagaaaaataaattttaaaaaaagcaactaaatgaacaaaagaataaaaataaaaataataagagtaaaataagcaacaatgatttgaatttggtcgagcagttcttttttttttttttttttttaaatcagtccagctggtgTTTGAGCTGCTGGTTGAACTCTATACAGCAgttccatggtcaaaactcagtaaatacacagtaaaaataaataaataaataaataaataaataaatgaaaataaccacAACAATGgaagattcagatttattaactgtcattcaataaaaacatcccagatgctgttacagaacaaaatagcaaaatgcacagcacgaaataaaaacacagaaaaaatcctaaaaacaccaactaaaaacaacctgTATATGAGATAAAATatcaaaaattgcactgaaataaataaataagttagtaaaggtaaaaacaaacaaacaaacaaaaaaataaataaataaaaaaaaaaaataaaaaaataaaaaaaaaaaaatatatatatatatatatatatatatatatatatatatatattgcacagGTCACTATTGCACCTATTATTGCACCTATTGTTGCACTATTCTGTATTGCTCTGCACCCCCTCCACTTTCGTTAGGCGGTCTTATGGCTGTTgaataaaaactatttaaaatcTGTCAGGTTTGCACCTCAGGCTccagaaacaacaggaaaaacaaaaaacacaagataaatggtgtataaaaaaaaaaaacaccaaaccatttatttttatagtgagtcggtctcactcactgctctgtgttttacccccccattccacagggggcggggcttgaactgagcatgctcagatgtctatggacagAACACGGTCTATTCTATCAGAATGATTGAAAATGTTTCCTATTAATCGAACAGTTGAATTTATCTGAATATGTAAAGAAACGCtccccacagacacgtcaggggttaaagggttaaactgacccTGCTGCTGTTCTCACAGTGTGTCCacgtctgacctttgaccctccttTATGTCCTCAGACGCccctgtccgtggtgctgaatgcAGGTCTGGGCTGAGGTCGTCATCATCCTCTGTTCGTTCTTCATTGGTCCCACTGTGAACCTCCGCTGAAGACGGAGGAATTTTTCTGCACATGAGAAAGAAACTGATCTGGGTTCAGGTTGAAAGGTTTATATTCATGgaagagaagaacagaagaaaagaagaacaggagaacaggagaacagaagaacaggagaacagaagaacagaagaaaagaagaacaggagaacagaagaacaggagaagagaagaacagaagaacaggaaAACAGGAGAACAGAGGAAcaggagaacagaagaacagaaaaaaaaacagaacaggagAACAGAAAAATCCTGTCTGCCTACCTGAGATGTGTTTTTTATatgtacactactggtcaaaagtttgaGAACAtcccattttttccagttttgtactgAAGTtaaagcagttccagtccaatgaacagctgtaaatggtacaaaggtaagtagtgaactgccagaggtaaaaaaaataaataaataaatttaaaaaaaggtaaggtttcATATACttgtggacatttgaaacatttgactaTTGATCATGTATGActgattatattttaaaaaagtttaaaaagaacTGTTTTCAGTTTCTCTAAAATGGCGTATTTTGCAGGTGACGTGTTGTGGTTCGACGCTGCATCTAAAacatctgtcctcagtctgatgaagggcctcggcctcAAATGTCACGTTGtggaataaatgttttgggagctcacaggttgtgccgaccttcctttattttttcatggtaaATTTTGGGATGCTGCACACCTCTTATTTTTTGGATGTGCGAGTCGTTCACCTCTTTTCATTACTATAAAAACGGAagagaggaaaaggcaattaaccacagaagagagacagagcatcagaagagtgaaaatgtaggtgtgtcctccagagaaatgtccaagaaagtccaggtgtcaggaagtccagtttccttcagcatccaaaggcactgaaactggactggaaatgcagacagaagaggtgtggaagaagcaaagacacaacagaagcagaagaagagtttaggacagaaaacagctgaaagaagagagaagagagaggaggaggaagagaggaagagtttatactgggaacagactgaacagatgagtttatactgggaacagactgaacagatgagtttatactgggaacagactgaacagatgagtttatactgggaacagactgaacagatgagtttatactgggaacagactgaacagatgagtttatactgggaacagactgaacagatgagtttatactgggaacagactgaacagatgtaCGTTTTCTCAGTCCATAAGCCCTtgttccagtcttcagtagtcttcagtagtcttcttccagtcttcagtagtcttcagtagtcttcttccagtcttcagtagtcttcagtagtcttcttccagtcttcagtagtcttcagtagtcttcttccagtcttcagtagtcttcttccagtcttcagtagtcttcagtagtcttcttccagtcttcagtagtattcagtagtcttcagtagtcttcttccagtcttcagtagtcttcttccagtcttcagtagtcttcagtagtcttcttccagtcttcagtagtcttcttccagtcttcagtagtcttcagtagtcttcagtagtcttcttccagtcttcagtagtcttcagtagtcttcttccagtcttcagtagtccactggtggtgtttcatggcccagataagcctctgtttctgattctgaagtctcagcaatggctttagctgcaactggacccatcaaccTCAACAAAaatgtctcctcctcctgtctcctcgtttaacctctttctaactgCTGTAATGTGCTGTTTTTTATAGACGTGCATTTCCAGTAAAGGCAGTGAATCCAAACTCACATGAACTAATGTCATTGAACTCAGCTGAACAGAGTAAATACAAATGGTTTAATTATTAAATACAGTCCTGTTTATATGAACTGTAGACTGTCTGTGACGCtttaaaaactgaactgaattaaactgaactgaattaaactgaaatgtattaaactgaattaaactgaactgtattcATCAGACGTTTCAAAGCTTtagattcatttaattttcctgGATGAGACAGAACATCAAGATTTAATAAACGcctgcatgacctttgacctgaaggaATTAGGTTcatccatccctctctccctctctccctccctccctccctcttttcctggatgctgattggtcagtccagctCCTTCCTTTCAGTTTGTgtataaatacagaccacacgTTTATTCTGACAaacacagacggacacacagcTCACAGGTAACACATggactaatacacacacacatgaatattAGACACAGAGGAGGCGTGTAGTAGAAGTAATgttattatttgtagtagtattggtagttgtttttttcttattggtAGTAGTAATATAAGTAGTAGTATTGGAAttagttgtattattattattattattattattattagtagtagtagtagtagtagtagtagtagtagtattgttattaatagtagtagtagtattagtgttattagtagtattgttagtagtagtagtattgttgttattattattattattagtagtagtagtagcagtagtagtagtattgttatttttattagtaatagtgttattagtattaatagtagtagtagcagtagcagtagtagtaataattttTTAGTAGTAattgcagtagtagtaataatagtagtagtagtagtatatttattattatcagcagtagtagtagtagtattagtagtaatattgctattaatagtagtattagtagtagaattgttagtagcagtagtagtattgttattagttattagtagtagtaatagtagtagttgtagtgttaTTATTCTTCATATTATTTTAGTGGAACCTGTCACCATGACGACCAGTCCATTCTGTTCATGCAGGAACACTGATGTGACTGAACTGctgacccttcagactttggtccacttctgtcttaaatgttgacccttcagactttggcccacttctgtcttaaatgttgacccttcagactttggcccacttctgtcttaaatgttgacccttcagactttggcccacttctgtcttaaatgttgacccttcagactttggcccacttctgtcttaaatgttgacccttcagactttggcccacttctgtcttaaatgttgacccttcagactttggtccacttctgtcttaaatgttgacccttcagactttggcccacttctgtcttaaatgttgacccttcagactttggcccacttctgtcttaaatgttgacccttcagactttggcccacttctgtcttaaatgttgacccttcagactttggtccacttctgtcttaaatgttgacccttcagactttggtccacttctgtcttaaatgttgacccttcagactttggtccacttctgtcttaaatgttgacccttcagactttggtccacttctgtcttaaatgttgacccttcagactttggtccacttctgtcttaaatgttgacccttcagactttggcccacttctgtcttaaatgttgacccttcagactttggcccacttctgtcttaaatgttgacccttcagactttggtccacttctgtcttaaatgttgacccttcagactttggcccacttctgtcttaaatgttgacccttcagactttggtccacttctgtcttaaatgttgacccttcagactttggcccacttctgtcttaaatgttgacccttcagactttggcccacttctgtcttaaatgttgacccttcagactttggtccacttctgtcttaaatgttgacccttcagactttggtccacttctgtcttaaatgttgacccttcagactttggcccacttctgtcttaaatgttgacccttcagactttggtccacttctgtcttaaatgttgacccttcagactttggtccacttctgtcttaaatgttgtgtCTCTGTGTTTCAGTCATGGCGTTCCCTCGGACGTCCTCCATCGTGCTGTGGTTCTCACTCATACTCTTTGTTTATTGGACGACCTCGGctgctgagtcacatgaccctTCACCTGCTGACCTCCCAGCCCTTCGCAGGCTCAAAAGAGAGCTGGATGCAACCACCAAAGAACAGGTCCAGAGTGGGTTCCAGGTGGGCGTAAACTTCCTGACCACAGTCACGGAGGTGACGAACCAAATCCAACCTAAGCAGCTGGCGTCTGTGCTCAAGGGCCTGGCCAACTTTGCCAGTTTGGCGCCCGGTATCGGAAGTCTGGTCTGCTCATTTATCAACGTGGTTTTGGCCATCATCCCTCAGGAAAACAGCATTGAGGAGCTGAGGAACGGCTTCAGTGAGGTCAACCGGAGGCTGGACTCTCTGGCCTTCCAGATATCCGACCTGGCCACAGACGTGGAGTGGTTCAACTTCGCCAGCGTCTACTCTCGAGATGAGACTCGCATCCTGAACGCCTGGATGAAGTTAGATGAGTTTCAGCAGAACCTCAGGCTGGTGACGAGTGAAGAAGAGAAGCTGAGGCTGGCGGAGATCTTCGCCAACTTCTATGAGAACTCCGGGACTGAGGGCAGCGTGGCCAACATCTACCATTACCTGACGGTCAGCGGCACGTCTCTAAGCAAGAACATCAACAGCCTGTTGAAGGACAAGTTCAAGTGCAGCATCAGTGAGATGGGCCGCTATAACATGTACCTGAGCAGTCTGCTGTGGAAGGGCATGGTCCTCAACCAGCTCTACTGGAAACTCATCGGATTCAGCTCATCAGGTAAACAGGACGAACATAACCGTATGTTCAAGAACGTCTTCAAAGCTCAGAACGATGCTTTGCAGTTCTGTCTGGACAACTTTGACCAGTACTTGGTTAAAGACGTGGAGGTGGTCAGCAAAAGATTCACCGAAGACCGAAAACAGGACATAGCTGCCAACGTCCAAAAGACTCTGGATGAGAAGTACTTCTGGTACAAGTGGGCAGTGGTGGTGTACGCGAAGGGCGATGAGGCCAACTACAAACTGGTCCATATGCGGTCTGTACCTGTGGGGGACCTGGTGGTGGCGGTGGGATACACCCACAAGGAAACAAACACATACCAACAGGAAGTTGAGTCTGCCGCTCAGAGATGCTTTGCTGATACCCAGTGTACGGACCTTAAACAGAAGTCCCAGGACTGTGTCATTGAGGTGCCCACTGGAGGCTACATAGGCCAGCCCTACGGCCACCCTGTCCCCGAAATGGATTTTAGAAGCTTTGCAGAATATGGGAGAGTTTTGCATTATTTCTATCGTAATGCTCCAGTGATGTCACCACCGCCTGTATTCAACCAGGTGGAGTGCATACACCTCGATGGTTATAAGTACAAGGTGAACGTCTACCTGTCCTTACGGTTGCCGGTTTGTTCCTCACGTGACACCTGTCTGAACGGAGGCGTGTGCAAGCGGCTGATGGACTCCAATGAACACCTATGTGACTGTCCTGACGGTTACTTTGGAAACAGATGTGAAAGCAGCACCAGCAGCTTCCAGAACATTAACATCGGTTCCCTGGTGCCGGACATAACCACCCTCAACACCAAACTGGACCAGATCCTTGACACCCATCTGAAGCAGATAGAGCACAAGCTGGACCAGGTCATGAGGACATGTTCGGCCCACTAACGAAGACCTAAACACACATCAGCAACATCCACCGTCACCGTCGGAGGTTCCAGGTCCTGACCCACTGGGATGTTTATGTTACATGGGAAAGCCTGTGATAATAggagttattatgggatggatgtgTGGTGTGAATATGTCcaacagatgaataaataaacatcagTGAGTTGGTCCAGTTCAAACAGTGGCTCCACCGCGTTTCCTTGTGTTTCCTTGTGTTTCCTTGTGTTTCCTTGTGTTTCCTTGTGTTTCCTTGTTTCcttgatagacagacagacagacagacagtctgtTAAGGTGGTTCTGTTTTTAAGGTGGAAGCACCGACAGTGGGAACGTTAGCGTTGGCAGTGGAGGCCACATTTCTGCCGTTGCCGCTGCTCCAAACCTCTGTTGCAGTAGATCCGCCAGCATCCATCCTCCCACCGACATGGACAAGTTGTCGGTGCAGACCCTGGACACCTGTCTGCTGGACTACCTGTCCACCATGTGCTCCCTGGAGGACGCCAACGCCAAGCTGGAGCTGAAGACCAGGCAGCGGGTGGAGAGCAGTGGAGGCTCCGCCTCCAGAGACAACAGCATCTGCTTCTAAACCATGTCCATCATCAGGTCCAAGGTGAGTCCAGTCCTGCTTCTAAACCATGTCCATCATCCGGTCCAAGGTGAGCCCAGTCCTGCTTCTAAACCATGTCCATCATCAGGTCCAAGGTGAGTCCAGTCCTGCTTCTAAACCATGTCCATCATCAGGTCCAAGGTGAGTCCACAACAGagccacatccacacacacacaaacacacacatctggaCGTATGTCCATCAGGAGGACGTGGTTttctgatgtgtgtgtttgtcgtctgcagatccagaccccCATCCAGGTGTACCGATCCACGGGCGACGCCCAGACGGCTGATGAACACCTCAAGAACAAATGAGTCCAAACCCAGGTTACAGGAGCTGCAGACCACTGCGCTTTCAGATGTTTGTCCTCATGAGTTCAGATTGCTGCTGCAGTTCGGTTCATCCTCACCTGTGGTCGTCGTGTTGCAGCAGTGAGAAGGAGCCGGCGGCGCTGCAGTCTCTGGAGGCCGACATCCAGCCTGTGGATG
This region includes:
- the LOC115424124 gene encoding uncharacterized protein LOC115424124; translation: MAFPRTSSIVLWFSLILFVYWTTSAAESHDPSPADLPALRRLKRELDATTKEQVQSGFQVGVNFLTTVTEVTNQIQPKQLASVLKGLANFASLAPGIGSLVCSFINVVLAIIPQENSIEELRNGFSEVNRRLDSLAFQISDLATDVEWFNFASVYSRDETRILNAWMKLDEFQQNLRLVTSEEEKLRLAEIFANFYENSGTEGSVANIYHYLTVSGTSLSKNINSLLKDKFKCSISEMGRYNMYLSSLLWKGMVLNQLYWKLIGFSSSGKQDEHNRMFKNVFKAQNDALQFCLDNFDQYLVKDVEVVSKRFTEDRKQDIAANVQKTLDEKYFWYKWAVVVYAKGDEANYKLVHMRSVPVGDLVVAVGYTHKETNTYQQEVESAAQRCFADTQCTDLKQKSQDCVIEVPTGGYIGQPYGHPVPEMDFRSFAEYGRVLHYFYRNAPVMSPPPVFNQVECIHLDGYKYKVNVYLSLRLPVCSSRDTCLNGGVCKRLMDSNEHLCDCPDGYFGNRCESSTSSFQNINIGSLVPDITTLNTKLDQILDTHLKQIEHKLDQVMRTCSAH